The genomic DNA CGCCGTCGGCGCCACGGCCTTCGTCGTCTCCTCGTAGTCCTTGGCGAACCCGGGAGTCAGCAGCTTGCGGCCGGCGGTGAAGTCCTGGTCGAGGTGGCGGTAGTCGTAGGACAGCACCCCTTGCACGGCGCTGCGCGCGGCGGCGACCGCCTGGGTGCGCGCGTCGGCCACCGAGTCGGCCTGACGGACGTGCGCCACCTCGAGGCCGGCCGCGACCGACAGGGCGATCGCGAGCACGCCGAGAGCCCAGGGCAGCACGGCCGCGAGACGCGGGCCGGCCGGTGACCGGCGACGGGTCGGCCCCTCGGCGGCGAGAGCGGACGGCTCGTCCGCGGACGACGTCTCGCCCGAAGGGCCCGTCGCCGCCGGGAAGCTCGCCTCTTCCGCGAGCGCGGGCTCCTCGGGCGGTGTCGTCTCGTCGGCCAACGCCGCCTCCTCCGAAGTGACCTGCGCGTCGCCGGCGGGCTGCCCGCTGTCCCTGCTCGCGCGGCGCCCCGGGCCGTCGCCGCCCTCGGCGCTCATGCGACCGGCTGGACGTTGGCGACGAGCCACTGGCCGCCGATCTTCTTCAGGTCGATGCGCAACCGGTAGTGCTTGACCACGCCCTTCGGCGCCTGGGTGTTGGTGATGGTGTCGTCGACCGCGACGAGCACGGTGGCGTCGCTGGAGCCGGCCGAGACGATCGCCGCGTCGACGACCTGGCCGGTCGCCACCGCCTTGCTCTGCTGGATGACCTGGGCGAGCACCTTGCTCTGCTTGTCGAAGTCGGCCTTGAAGGCGCCGGTGGCCCCGTCGCGTACCCGCTTGTAGTCGGCGTCGAGGTGCCGGTAGTCGTAGCTGGTGAAGTTGACCGCCGCCTGCCGCGCCGAGGCGAGCGCCGACTCGCGCTGGGAGGTGACCGAGTCGCGGCTCGACGCCTTGCTGAGGAACACCGCGAACACGACGGCGGCCGCGATGACCACGACGGCGAGGACCGCGCTGACCGTCGTACGCGTCAGCCACCTCGGGAACCGGCGCCGGGCCGCGAGCGCATTCCCCGCGTCGGCCGCGGGTTGCTGCGGCTCGCTGTCGACGGGTGGGGTCTCGGAGTAGGTGTCCGGCACGATCGCTGCCTTCGCGTGGGGGGCGGGGACGGTCAGTCCGAGGCCGCCGGGGCCAGCAGCAGCCACCGCCAGGAACCCGGGCCGAGGACCCGCTGACCGCCGGTGGTGCCGAGCTGGTAGGCCTCGCCGCCCGGACCGAACAGCAGACCGCTCACCGGATCATATGTCGTCACGGCCGGGCCGGAGCCCGCCGACGCGGCCCCGCCCGAGGGCGCCGGGAGCGACGGTGCGCCGCCCGAACCGCCGGAGCCGGACGACGCCGTCCCGGTGTCGGACGCCGGCTGATCGGTGGTGTCACCCGGCGGACGCGGCGCGTTGCGCGATCCGCGGACGTTGATCTGGCTGTCGTGCGGCTCCCGGCAGTCGGTGTTGAGGTTGGCCTTGCCGCCGAAGGCCTCCGGGTTGGTCTTCGGGTCGAGGGTGTTGTTGCGCCACTCGCTCTGCGGGATGTAGCCGTTGGTGCAGACGGGCGCCTGGTCGGTCGCCACGAGACCGAAGTGGCCGGTGCCGTCACCGGGGCTGGCGAGGAAGCCGTTGGCCACGCTCGCCGGGTAGAGCGTCAGCATCACCTTGAGCCCGGGCAACCGCGCCGCCTGGATCGAGTTGACCGTCACGAGGTTGCCGAGCAGGATCGGCAGCGCCGACCGGTTGTCCTGCAGCAGCTGGGTGATCTGGTTGGCGCTGGTCACGCCGTTGTCGAGCACGGATCGGATGGCCGGGTCGTCGGTCACCAGCTGCTGGGAGAACGTCGCCAGCTGCTTCGCGAACGTCTGGAAGTCGCCGCGGATGGCCTGCTGGGTGTCGAGCACGGTCTTGCTGTCGTTGATGAGGGCGACGGTCTGCGGCAGCGCACTCTGAGCGGCCTTCGTCAGGGCGTCGCCCTGGTCGATGAGCCGCTGCAGGTCGGGACCGAGGTCGCGGA from Mycobacteriales bacterium includes the following:
- a CDS encoding MlaD family protein, coding for MILSRRVKIQLAIFILLSAAGIAYAGFSYVGVRPFNPQYRVTAHFADSGGIFKNAAVSVRGVEAGRVQDLQVVPDGVAVTMAIDPKFHIPADAKAKVVNLSAVGEQFVDIVPQSKGGPYLHDGSVIPLSRTSTPIDDATILQNLYALASSVDKNHLGTVIEELGAAFRDLGPDLQRLIDQGDALTKAAQSALPQTVALINDSKTVLDTQQAIRGDFQTFAKQLATFSQQLVTDDPAIRSVLDNGVTSANQITQLLQDNRSALPILLGNLVTVNSIQAARLPGLKVMLTLYPASVANGFLASPGDGTGHFGLVATDQAPVCTNGYIPQSEWRNNTLDPKTNPEAFGGKANLNTDCREPHDSQINVRGSRNAPRPPGDTTDQPASDTGTASSGSGGSGGAPSLPAPSGGAASAGSGPAVTTYDPVSGLLFGPGGEAYQLGTTGGQRVLGPGSWRWLLLAPAASD